A region from the Kineothrix sp. IPX-CK genome encodes:
- a CDS encoding 2Fe-2S ferredoxin — translation MVQPKYHVFICTSCRINGTQKGFCFQKGSVDLVQAFMQEIEDRELSGEVVLNNTGCFGICDKGPIVVVYPEGVWYGNVATDDVERIFDEHFEGGNPVKDLMI, via the coding sequence ATGGTACAGCCGAAATATCATGTATTTATCTGCACGAGCTGCAGAATTAACGGAACCCAGAAGGGGTTCTGTTTTCAGAAAGGAAGCGTTGATCTGGTGCAGGCCTTTATGCAGGAAATCGAGGACAGAGAGCTTTCCGGTGAGGTGGTTCTTAACAATACCGGATGCTTTGGGATTTGTGACAAAGGACCGATTGTTGTTGTTTATCCGGAAGGCGTCTGGTATGGCAATGTGGCAACAGATGATGTGGAACGAATTTTCGACGAACATTTTGAAGGCGGGAATCCGGTGAAAGATTTAATGATTTAA